In the genome of Bordetella avium, the window GCGATCTCCATCGAGGAAAAACCTGGCCAACCCAAGAGCAGTTATGCCGTGCCGGGGGTATATATCTATGACAACGAGGTCGTGGACTTCGCTCGCGCGATCAAGCCTTCAGCGCGAGGCGAGCTGGAGATCACCGACGTCAACCTAGAATACCTGCGGCGTGGCAAATTGCAGGTCCGCCGCCTGAGCCGTGGATTCGCATGGCTGGATGCCGGCACCAGCACGGCTTTGCATGAGGCATCGTCGTATATCGAAGCGATTGAGCGACGCCAGGGAGTGAAGATAGGTTGCCCGGAAGAGGCGGCACTGGTTCGGGGATTTCTGGATATTCAGCGTTTTGAAGCGTTGCTTGATCAGATGCCAGCCTGCGATTACCGCACCTACTTGAGCGGCATCGCTGCCACATGGCGTAAATTGCAAGGGTAAGGCTAATCAAGCGGGGCGGCCGCACGATGCTGTCTCAAGGCATATACGCTCCCGGACGACACGACTTCTTGTCACACCTAAGTCAATGCACACGATTCCGACCGCTGCAGAGCCCTGCTCCCATCCCAAGCCCTTAAAAAAAGGCCTTCTGCCATGATCATCGTGACCGGCGGCGCCGGCTTTATCGGCTCAAACTTCATTCTGGACTGGCTGGCTGGGGAACAGGAGGCCGTGGTCAATCTGGATGCCCTGACCTATGCCGGCAATCTGGAGAATCTGGCCGACCTTGCTGGCGACGCACGCCATCTCTTCGTTCAGGGGAATATTTGCGACCGGACACTGATCGATCAATTGCTGGCCACACACCAGCCCCGCGCAATCGTGCATTTCGCGGCGGAAAGCCATGTCGATCGTTCGATCCACGATCCGGACGATTTCCTGCGCACCAATATCGATGGCACGTTCACACTGCTAGAGGCAGCAAGAGTTTACTGGCAAGGCCTGGATGACAAGAGGCAGGCAGCATTTCGCTTTCTGCACGTCTCGACCGACGAGGTGTATGGGTCGCTGGAGCCAGAGGAAGCTCCCTTCACCGAAACCCGTGCCTACCAGCCCAACAGCCCCTACTCAGCGAGTAAGGCGGCGAGCGACCATCTGGTGCGGGCCTGGCATCACACCTATGGTCTGCCGGTGTTGACCACCCATTGCTCGAACAACTATGGGCCTTATCACTTTCCGGAAAAGCTGATCCCGCTGATGATCACCCATGCGCTGTCGGGCCAGCGTATGCCGATCTATGGCGACGGAATGCAGATACGCGATTGGCTCTACGTAAAGGATCACTGCAGCGCCATCCGGCGGGTGCTGCAAGCCGGCCGGCCTGGCGAAACCTATAACGTCGGCGGCTGGAACGAGAAACCCAATATCGAGATCG includes:
- the rfbB gene encoding dTDP-glucose 4,6-dehydratase yields the protein MIIVTGGAGFIGSNFILDWLAGEQEAVVNLDALTYAGNLENLADLAGDARHLFVQGNICDRTLIDQLLATHQPRAIVHFAAESHVDRSIHDPDDFLRTNIDGTFTLLEAARVYWQGLDDKRQAAFRFLHVSTDEVYGSLEPEEAPFTETRAYQPNSPYSASKAASDHLVRAWHHTYGLPVLTTHCSNNYGPYHFPEKLIPLMITHALSGQRMPIYGDGMQIRDWLYVKDHCSAIRRVLQAGRPGETYNVGGWNEKPNIEIVQAVCDLLDELKPDVSGSYRRLISHIADRPGHDRRYAIDARKIERELGWRPAETFESGLRKTVEWYLANAEWVSHVQSGAYRQWIDRHYAS